The window ttgCAGTTGTATCCCTTTGTAAGAGATTGAAAGACCATGTCGTGAAGATTAAAGATCCCCTGCGAGGGGTAGCCCCACTGTTGACCGCTGTTCAGAAGCTTCAGGCCTCCCCAAAATGTTTGACTGCGTTGCATCCAGATGTTCTTCAACTCTGTTTGCAGACGAAGTTGTACAAGACTGGTTCCTCCATTATTAGTGATGATATCTTAGAGGTTGACCTGCCAAAAGACTTTTTTCTCTATTGCTACTATGGGTAAGCAAGTTTTCCTCACTACTGtcgttgattttatttttatctttttctttgatcaatGGTTGTATCAATACATTAAATCCATCCAGTTGAGgttgttttatggttttttcaaTTCTCATCCTTGATCCCTGAACTTTTGACAGGGGAATGATATGTATCGGACTGAAGAGATTTCAGAAAGCAATAGAGCTTCTTTACAATGTAAGCGATTCTATATGCTTTTATTCATTAATGACTTTCGTTTTAGTTTAACTCAATCCACGTACTTATATCAGGTTGTGACTGCTCCTATGAATCCTGCGAGTGCCATAGCCGTTGAGGCATACAAAAAGTACATATTGGTGTCTCTCATTCACAATGGGCATGTAAGGCTGtgttctttatatattactttatttttttatctagttTTCTGTCGTGGGAGCGATCATATTGCATGAGCCTGAATCCATTGGATGTTTTGAGTAATATTGGTTTCATAATTACATTCTGTGTCTGATTTTCTCTTCAAGGATTGGTTAATCTTATGATGTTATTCTTATAACCTAGTATATCTTTTACATGTGCAGTGTGCTAACAGTCTCCCCAAATGCGCTTCTACTATAGCTCAGAGGACCTTCAAGAACTATTCTGGAGTAAGTTTGAACCCTATCCATGAGTTGTATCTTTCATTTTGATTGGAGGCTTCTCTTTCGTTTTTACTtcagtccaaaaaaaaaaaaaatcttacagcCTTATAATGATATCGTTCACCCTTTTCTCAGCCTTACATTGATCTGGTTAGTTGTTACAACGACGGGAAAATTGGTCAACTAGAGGCGTTGGTTGTGGCCAAGAGTGCTGATTTTGAGAAGGTAAATTTCCTCTAAACACTCACCATAGTTTTTGTACCGATGTTATTAGTCGTCATTCTCCTATATGATGTGGacgaaatgttatttttcaGGATAAGAATCTTGGATTGGTTAAGCAAGCAGTGTCATCCCTTTACAAGCGTAACATTCTGAGGTTGACCCAGAAGTACTTGACCCTGTCGCTTCAAGATATAGCCAACATGGTCCAACTTGCTAATGCTAAGGAGGCGGAAATGCATGTGCTTCAGATGGTATTGTCTCTAACACGTGATTTTTAGAAGCTTTGCTTTATTACTTTGACTGTTAGATTTGAGAATATCATGTTTTCTTTCCAAACATGCAGATCCAGGATGGTCAGATACATGCACTTATCAACCAGAAAGATGGAATGGTCAGATTCTTGGAGGACCCTGAGCAGTACAAAACTAGTGAAATGATTGAGACCATGGATTCTGTTATACAAAGGTATGTTTACTAACCAAGtgttctgatattttttttggggaaaatgGCCAAGAGTTGCAACTCCTGATAAAACGGCCATGCTTTCTCTGgggaaaatgaaaaaag is drawn from Camelina sativa cultivar DH55 chromosome 8, Cs, whole genome shotgun sequence and contains these coding sequences:
- the LOC104705698 gene encoding COP9 signalosome complex subunit 3; translated protein: MNGVMNSLEAVIASIQGLSGSAGDLSALHDLLRGAENSLRAEPDVNFSTLTQLDASKHSLGYLYFLEILTAGPVSDEKAFAEVPIIARFINSCDAEQIRLASDKFVSLCKRLKDHVVKIKDPLRGVAPLLTAVQKLQASPKCLTALHPDVLQLCLQTKLYKTGSSIISDDILEVDLPKDFFLYCYYGGMICIGLKRFQKAIELLYNVVTAPMNPASAIAVEAYKKYILVSLIHNGHCANSLPKCASTIAQRTFKNYSGPYIDLVSCYNDGKIGQLEALVVAKSADFEKDKNLGLVKQAVSSLYKRNILRLTQKYLTLSLQDIANMVQLANAKEAEMHVLQMIQDGQIHALINQKDGMVRFLEDPEQYKTSEMIETMDSVIQRTVRLSKNLLAMDESLSCDPLYLGKVGRERQRYDFGDDFDTVPQRFSM